A stretch of DNA from Odontesthes bonariensis isolate fOdoBon6 chromosome 2, fOdoBon6.hap1, whole genome shotgun sequence:
ATTATGTGGAAAAGTCCCAAACTTCTGTCTGAAAATACGAACATTTAAGTACCTTTTACGGAAGAAGAACACATAAGACGTGTGGGAGTACGTGTGCATGCCTGTTTCTGTCCtgatgaaaaaggaaaaagaactattttttgttattattttggTATTTTCCACTTTCCAAAAAGGTGCTTAAAATGCAGTCCGAAGTTACACCATTGGTACGAAGACCGTGTCCCATTTCAGGCCCCCTTTAGGTTCTGTGTAAGCTGTGCTGTTTTAACCAGTGCTCGCAACCTTTCTGTTCCACATACGTGAATGTTCGACCGTGGTTGAGATACTTGGCCTTATGTTTACATTGACAAGTAGAAAGCGTTTTAACGGTTTGTTCTGAATGGCCTTGCACAGTAAATCTGTAAATAATGATGTCTCAAGCTCTCTCCCGTTTGTTTACGTTATCATTTTTGACTGAATGGATTTAAGCGCACTTTATCAAAAAGATAgcatttattctttaaaaaaataaaaaatgctaaATTGAAATTAACCATACTTGTGTGTTTTTGCTCAGGTGCAATTTTCTttgtttgaccttttttttttttttttttttttctttttttcttgcttcCTCACATATTCGCTCACAAACTGGTTTAACTCACTTAAACGTATGCTTTCATTCTGACTGACTGGACACTTTTGGTTGTGAAAATGGCAGATGTATCGCAGCCTGAGGCGCACGTCTCACGTGTGCACCTTGTATATTTGGGAGGTGGTGTTCGATGGCagtcagaaaataaaacaatgtcTTTCGTTGGCATCCGTGGTGTGATTTTGTGACTTTACTCCTATGCTGATGCTTCCTTTTAACTCAAACTTCAACTCATCATCACTTTACTTAAGATAGTTTAATGTAACTGAGTGATGGCCTCTTCTGAtcccagtgttttgtttttttgtttttttaagtcagCTAGTAACCAGTTTGGGTTAGGGATCAGTCTTGCTCTCAGAAACGGTAGTTTCTACCAACCAAGCGATACGGCCTTCTTTAGCAGATGGAAATCTTCTCAGATTTAGTTTAGACTTTGAAGTGGACATTGAACACCTTACCCGGCAGGATGGTCTACAAATTCTCCAAAGACTTTTGTCACCCTGTGTGAAATCTAATTAAAGAATCCAATGATCTTCAAATGGAttaagctttgttttttttcatttatttatttttttttttcagcggcTCAGTAGTTCAGGGTCTCCTTTGATCATTTTCCATTTCACATGGTGCTGAACATGTTCAACTGGTGACAGGAGGCTGTATTGCTGCTGTAATGCATGCTTACAGCACTGCTCTGTGGTAAAAGGGCTTTCATGCTGTATTGCCATAAGGAGAGTCTTACCTTAAGTGCATGTCATTACCCCAGAAGTGTGTGTTAATACATCCTCAAACCATCACAGAGACTCAGGAGGGTTGCTGAGTTCACGCAGTTATTTCCAATGCCGAGACATGTTTCAGAATTCGATGTTATCTCTGTACAGTTCCTTAATAAATACTGGGCTTAGTTGTACGTTTTAGCCCGAACATTCTTCTCGGTTCTTGTAGAAAAAGGTCCTGTGAAAACCAACTACCTAACAGCTTGACCGCTGATGATATGTAGCAACGGCTTGTGTGATTTTTCTGTTACAGCAATAAGCTCACACATGACATACTCAGTCTTCTCAAGTTAGCATGATTTatacagtgttttctttttttctattaacACATAGAAACTGCTTTGaaaaaaacatgatgcacaGCTTTACGTGACTTGTGTTCACACAAAGAGGTAGTGTATGCACATCCATAATAATACTCACAACAGCTCAACTTAGAAGACCAGGCGAAGAAATAGAGACAGACACTCTGTTACTGAAATCATTCTTTGTCAACTTGGATAAAACGCTGTGGGTGAACCACTGGATTAAAAAAACTGGCTCGACACTGTTGCATCATTAAATGTTTGGTACCTCTGACTCTTTAAATCTTGAATGTTTAAAGATTCAGAACAGGATTTTCCTCTCAACTGCACCCAAACCTGAAATGGAAcgttgtatctttttttttttgtcttaattaAGTGCACAAGTACGCATGCATTGTGTACAGTGTATACATTACACATCACCCAATCAATATTAAGTAGGGCAAGGAAAATGACAACAATCTGAAGGTAAAAGTTAGTAGTTTCAGTTGCTTTAAGATTGTAGGAGAGTGATTCTTGGTGCTCGATAATGTCTTTCAAAAAGTGAATGTGTTACCACGGTTCTACGTGAGGTTAGTGGTATTAAAGACACACGTTATTGTTTGGGTGACGATGTCTTATTGACTCCCGTTGGCTTCTTTGTCGTCGGCTTTTTGGTGGTCCAGGATCTTGATGTTCTTCTCAGCATTTTCAACGTTCCTCAACAGAGTCTCCAGCCTCCGCTTGATCTTCTTCTGGTCCTCCAGAGCGCAGCTGATCACAATGGCCTGAAACTTCTGGTCGATGGGGACGGCCGGCGCTTCCGTCACGCAGGCCGCGTGTAGCGCCAGCAGCTGCAGCCGACCGACTTCCATGTCGTCCAGCAACTTCTTCACTATTTCATCTATCATAGCGGTGGCCTTGCGCAGCGCCTCCTCCTGCTGGGAGTTTCTGATTGTGCCAACAGAGATCTCCACAGACAGTGCCCGGCCCATCAGACGCTCTGCAGTTAAAGTCAACTCCTCTTTCTCCCCTAGAGGAtacaaacaataataataatactactgaACCTTTCATTCAAATCTTTTATTACCCATGTAGTGCCTGACGCAGTACCTGCCTAACACGCAGGTACTACAGTTACAGCTTGATGACCTGAGGCAAAGTTCTGAACCCCACATAGCCCCTGAATTTATTTTTCATGGTTAATTGTTTCAAAtgaaagcgtctgctaaatagCTGTAATGTAAAATCAAACCTaacttctctctttttttagggGAAGAGTCTCGTTACAAATATCCGACCTTAGTGAGTGGAGCCTCCACCAAGTCGCAGACATGCTTCCGTGCATGTGACCACACTAATGTATGGTAGATCGAGGTTAAATGTGTTGCAGTGGAATCCAGCATGACACAAGACTGGCCCAACATAGCCACACTTGTGAGACTGTGCTGTATGTGCATAAATATGCACAGCGTGTACTATGCTGATGTGTGGGAGACTCACTCAGGAAACTATAACTGGTGTAAATATAATCAGATGGCAGCTGTAGACGGTGCACTGTTGCCTTGTGTGTATATTTTGATATAGTAGATAATTcataagggggaaaaaaaccaaGTCGGCCTGTTTCATATAAAGTCATTCTGGGTGAGGCACTAAAACTAACTGCCTTGTTCTTTTCAAATCCACTCAGCTTCCTGACCGCCTATGCACAAAGTAACAAAGAGCATGACCTCACAGGATCAAAGTGACATCATCAGAGCAGCCGGAAAATACAAGATTTCAGATGTCCATATTGATTTCCACAGGCATTAAGCAGAGGATGACTTTTGCTCTTATGTAAGTTGTGAGAATTAGCAGCCTCACCCGCACAGATGTTACGCATTTCTTGACTGCTCTGGATGGACTGGATCATTTCCACGATGCACTCCCTTTCCTGCTCCATGGCAGATGCCGCTTCCCGTAAAGCCTCCACCCTGATAAAGACAGACAAAGAATCGTCACCACTGTGCGCACTGAAATCAAACCATCTGACAGCAAACGTGCTAAGTTCCACGCCGTCACCTTTTGGATAAATGCGCGGATACGGTGCTAGAAAAAAAGTGATGctcctgctttttattttatttttttaaattgtcacGACTCTCCCTTTCCACTTTGAAtaagttttatttgacattaacAGAGTGATGTTAACCTCAGTTCAAGATACGAGCAGCCACATATTACAGCCCCCAAATGGCAAAGCTTCCGCAGACCCTCCAGTGTACATATCGCACATGGTCAGGGCCTGTTACTTAACTGTACCTTAtttccagctgatccaaacTTTCCAAGAGTCGTCCCGAGCGATCTGCCATGGACAGAGTCCTGCTGAACTTGCTACAGACAGCCTCGTTCATCTTCGCTTGTATTTTCGCTTGAGCCATGATGgtgactgtttgtttgtttgtttctttttttttttttgtcctatcACAATCCGACCCAGAGACTTAATCCAAAGTGCGACCAGCACTCTCAGCTGTCCAGCTGACTGTAGTTCCTCCGGCTGCAGCAGCGCCCCAGTGAGAacatttcctaacatgggctgcaaCTTCCTTCGCTCGATTCTCGTAGAAGTTTCCCGAGGAGCCCAGAGAGCTGTGGGTCCCAACGTGGGGCCGGTGGACCCTTCGAGGTCCGCGAGAATGGGACACGGGTCCACAGAAGCACTGCGGCTGTGTTGTCATCTTAACAGAACATTTTCAGAGGTAAatatcttctctttttttttattttttatttatttagaaatGACCAAAAGAAgagtagaatagaaatagaatagaaaaatactttatttatcccccaatgggggaaattcaaattcgtcaagtagctcaacatttttttttaatatttacaatgattgaattaacaacaataaaacaacaacaataatactactactaactaaataataataaatgactaaatggcaaaataaacaaataaataaaaaatgtatcaaaTCTGGAATATCTCAGAGTGGAGTTCAGCTTTTCATTTTCTCAAGAATAAGAAAAGCAAGTGTGAAGCTTTACGGTGCTCCTGTTCTCAGTGGCTCTAAAACAAACTGTCATTGAAGTTTTCAGCTTTTATCCCCCTCTGTCTAAACTATTGACGATAAAGTTTCTattaattccatccatccatccatccattatcttccgctggtccggggatcgggtcgcgggggcagcagcttgagcaaagagacccagacgtccctgtccccggccacttcctccagctcttctggggggaccccgaggcgttcccaggccagccgagagacatagtctctccaacgtgtcctgggtcttccccggggcctcctcccagtgggacgggcccggaacacctcaccggggaggcgtccaggaggcattctcaccagatgcccgagccacctcatctgactcctctcgatgcggaggagcagcggttctactccgagcccctcccggatgaccgagcttctcaccctatctctaagggagagcccagacaccctgcggaggaaactcatttcggccgcttgtattcgcgatctcgttctttcggtcactacccacagctcgtgaccataggtgagggtaggaacatagattgaccggtaaatcgagagcttcgccttctggctcagctccttcttcaccacgacgggccggtgcagagcccgcatcactgcagacgccgcaccaatccgtctgtcaatctcctgttccattcgtccctcactcgtgaacaagaccccgagatacttgaactcctccacttggggaaggatctcattcccgacccgaagagagcattccacccttttccggctttTCTATTAATTGAGaaagaattttctacaattaaatgaagaccaaactgagatcattctgtttggtagcaaagagaagagggtcagcgttggtaaatatcttgagactcgggaccttacaatcacggaccaagttggtaacctcggagtgttgatagactcagatctgactttcagcagccacatcaaagctgtcaccaaggcagctttttaccacctcagaaacatcaacagaattaaaggtttcctctcccaaaaagaccaggagaaactcatccatgcattcatctccagcagactcgattactgtaacgctcttttaactggacttcccaaaaagagcatcaaacatctgcagctcatccagaacgctgctgctggagttttaac
This window harbors:
- the bag2 gene encoding BAG family molecular chaperone regulator 2 codes for the protein MAQAKIQAKMNEAVCSKFSRTLSMADRSGRLLESLDQLEIRVEALREAASAMEQERECIVEMIQSIQSSQEMRNICAGEKEELTLTAERLMGRALSVEISVGTIRNSQQEEALRKATAMIDEIVKKLLDDMEVGRLQLLALHAACVTEAPAVPIDQKFQAIVISCALEDQKKIKRRLETLLRNVENAEKNIKILDHQKADDKEANGSQ